One part of the Epinephelus fuscoguttatus linkage group LG12, E.fuscoguttatus.final_Chr_v1 genome encodes these proteins:
- the LOC125898797 gene encoding olfactory receptor 52N5-like has translation MENYTYNSFTLQLERLNVSKDSVYPVFLFFFFSYIFIIVMNAGIALLVFTDKSLHQPMYLLFCNLPVNDILGNSIMVPRLLSDMLLRSEPLISYYECVVQAFTTHMFGTAAHTVLMIMAFDRYVAICNPLRYSAIMTNRMVMKLTVSAWGVALVLVGILLGLTVRLDRCRTLITNPYCDNASLFKLSCESVFINNVYGLTFTVVLFTASIGSMVLTYTKITVVCLMSKNKSLNSKALKTCSTHLVVYLIMLISGYIVIILHRFPQYSDYRKLSAILFHIIPGSLNPIIYGVQSAEICKSLSRLFRSKPVMPLF, from the coding sequence ATGGAGAACTACACCTACAACAGCTTCACCCTGCAGCTGGAGAGGCTGAATGTCTCCAAGGACTCTGTCTACCccgtctttctcttcttctttttctcctacATTTTCATCATAGTCATGAATGCAGGTATTGCACTACTGGTTTTCACAGACAAGAGCCTCCACCAGCCCATGTACCTGCTGTTCTGCAACCTGCCGGTTAACGACATCCTGGGGAACTCTATCATGGTGCCTCGTCTGCTGTCAGACATGCTGCTGCGCTCAGAGCCCCTCATCAGTTATTACGAGTGTGTGGTCCAAGCCTTCACCACACACATGTTCGGGACTGCTGCTCACACTGTGCTCATGATCATGGCGTTTGACAGATACGTGGCCATCTGTAACCCCCTGCGCTACTCCGCCATAATGACCAACAGGATGGTGATGAAGCTGACGGTGTCGGCCTGGGGAGTGGCTTTGGTTTTGGTGGGGATTCTGCTGGGTCTGACCGTACGGCTGGACCGATGCAGGACTCTGATCACAAACCCTTACTGTGACAACGCCTCTTTATTCAAACTCTCCTGTGAGAGCGTGTTCATCAATAACGTCTATGGCCTCACCTTCACTGTCGTCTTGTTCACAGCTTCCATCGGCAGCATGGTTCTCACCTACACTAAGATCACAGTCGTCTGTCTGATGAGTAAGAACAAGTCTCTGAACAGTAAAGCTTTAAAGACCTGCAGCACTCATCTGGTGGTGTATCTCATCATGCTGATCAGTGGGTATATTGTCATCATCCTGCACCGCTTCCCTCAGTACTCAGACTACAGAAAACTTTCTGCCATTTTGTTCCACATCATCCCTGGAAGCCTCAACCCCATCATCTACGGCGTGCAGTCTGCAGAAATCTGCAAATCTCTGTCTAGGTTATTCCGATCCAAACCGGTCATGCCGTTATTCTGA